In the Brassica napus cultivar Da-Ae chromosome A7, Da-Ae, whole genome shotgun sequence genome, one interval contains:
- the LOC106400408 gene encoding filament-like plant protein 1 isoform X2 yields MEKGKSESSERSFGESESVVSSQSDIQPESTMESHEDETKQPEESPPEAETENEDLKDSIRTLTEKLSAALANVSAKDDLVNQHVKVAEEAVAGWEKAENEVVELKEKLDAADENKRVLEDRVSHLDGALKECVRQLRQARDEQDQRIQDAVTEKTQELQSSKTNLEGELLEAATKSEELAQMAESIAKENIMLRHELLARCEELEIRTIERDLSTQAAESASKQQLDVIKKVAKLEAECRKHRTLLSKSSDSHSDASCSESGASTTLIEKRSLQGTASCAVEIDLMGDFLEMERLVALPETPDGNGKSEPESAYTDNSLAAEIEVLTCRNKELEEKLEKLEAEKAELESKVNCSREVESTLRSELEAILCDKMEIESKLEKLKKEKDELESYKEVESTLRSELEAMVCDKVKLESKLEKLEAEREELESKVKSDREVVSTLRLDLEANVCDKAELENRLNKLEAEKDELERTLRLDLEAIVCDKAELENKLNKLEAEKAEVERKLRLDLEAIVSSKAEVENKLEKIEVEKAELQISYDIIKDKYKESQVCLQDIETKLEEIQREMKVANELKTEVETQIESMEVKIECLEEEVRKERLASDELRRKCEALEEEVVTLHQEEPPKIKQEDMATAAGKLASCQKTIASLGKQLQSLATLEDFLVDTASIQAAATNGVSSSNSNTESWRVHKNDTYMARNHFESIKATKETSSSSSSSSSSDAALTSNRGSSEKNRNGFAKVFTRSKDGIHLVI; encoded by the exons ATGGAGAAAGGGAAGAGTGAGTCATCTGAGAGAAGCTTTGGTGAATCAGAGTCTGTAGTCTCTTCTCAATCTGACATTCAA CCTGAGAGCACAATGGAGTCTCATGAAGATGAGACAAAACAACCAGAGGAGTCTCCTCCTGAAGCTGAAACTGAGAATGAAGATTTGAAAGATAGCATTAGGACATTAACTGAGAAGCTTTCAGCTGCTCTTGCTAATGTGAGTGCTAAAGATGATCTGGTGAACCAACATGTCAAAGTAGCTGAAGAAGCTGTTGCTG GGTGGGAGAAAGCTGAGAACGAAGTGGTTGAGTTAAAGGAGAAGCTAGACGCTGCTGATGAAAACAAGAGAGTTTTGGAAGATAGAGTAAGTCATCTCGATGGAGCTCTCAAGGAGTGTGTTAGACAGTTACGCCAAGCGAGAGACGAGCAGGACCAGAGAATCCAAGATGCTGTCACCGAGAAGACACAAGAGTTGCAATCTTCTAAAACAAACCTCGAGGGGGAGCTTCTTGAAGCTGCAACAAAGTCCGAGGAGCTTGCTCAAATGGCTGAATCTATAGCTAAAGAAAACATAATGCTGAGACACGAGCTTCTCGCTCGCTGCGAGGAGCTAGAGATCAGGACGATAGAGAGGGATTTGAGCACGCAAGCGGCTGAATCCGCTAGCAAGCAGCAGCTGGATGTGATAAAGAAAGTGGCTAAGCTAGAGGCTGAGTGTAGGAAGCATAGGACGTTGTTGTCTAAGTCTTCAGATAGTCATTCAGATGCGAGCTGCTCTGAGTCAGGAGCATCAACCACGTTGATCGAGAAGAGAAGCCTTCAGGGAACTGCTTCTTGTGCCGTTGAGATTGATCTGATGGGTGATTTTCTTGAGATGGAACGTCTTGTAGCTTTGCCTGAGACACCAGATGGTAATGGTAAGAGTGAACCTGAATCTGCTTACACAGATAACTCATTGGCTGCTGAGATAGAAGTATTGACTTGTAGAAATAAGGAGCTTGAAGAGAAGCTGGAGAAGCTAGAAGCGGAGAAAGCTGAGCTTGAAAGCAAAGTTAACTGTAGTCGAGAAGTGGAGAGCACACTGAGATCTGAGCTTGAAGCTATCCTTTGTGATAAAATGGAGATAGAAAGTAAGTTAGAGAAGTTGAAAAAGGAGAAAGATGAGCTTGAAAGTTACAAAGAAGTAGAGAGCACATTGAGATCTGAGCTTGAAGCTATGGTTTGTGACAAAGTGAAGCTGGAAAGTAAGTTGGAGAAGTTAGAAGCAGAGAGAGAAGAGCTAGAAAGCAAAGTTAAAAGTGATAGAGAAGTGGTGAGCACTTTGAGACTTGACCTTGAAGCTAACGTTTGTGATAAAGCTGAGCTGGAGAATAGGTTAAACAAGTTAGAAGCGGAGAAAGATGAGCTTGAAAGGACACTGAGACTTGACCTTGAAGCTATTGTCTGTGATAAAGCTGAGCTGGAGAATAAGTTAAACAAGTTAGAAGCGGAGAAAGCTGAGGTGGAGAGGAAACTGAGACTTGACCTTGAAGCAATAGTTAGTTCCAAAGCGGAGGTAGAGAACAAGTTAGAGAAGATAGAAGTTGAGAAAGCTGAGCTGCAGATATCTTATGACATAATCAAAGACAAGTACAAAGAATCTCAAGTTTGTCTACAAGATATTGAGACAAAGCTAGAGGAGATACAAAGGGAGATGAAAGTAGCTAACGAATTAAAAACAGAAGTTGAGACACAGATCGAATCCATGGAAGTAAAGATTGAGTGTTTGGAAGAAGAGGTGAGGAAGGAGAGGTTAGCTTCTGATGAGCTAAGGAGAAAATGTGAGGCTCTTGAAGAAGAAGTCGTCACTCTCCATCAAGAAGAGCCACCAAAGATCAAACAG GAAGACATGGCAACAGCTGCAGGGAAGCTAGCGAGCTGTCAGAAGACAATAGCTTCGTTGGGGAAACAGCTGCAGTCTCTTGCAACGCTTGAAGACTTCTTGGTGGATACAGCAAGCATTCAAGCGGCTGCTACAAATGGTGTAAGCAGCAGTAACAGCAACACAGAGAGCTGGAGAGTACATAAGAATGATACTTACATGGCGAGGAATCATTTTGAGTCCATCAAAGCAACCAAAgaaacatcttcttcttcttcttcttcttcttcttctgatgctGCTTTAACGTCAAACAGAGGGAGTTCTGAGAAGAACAGGAATGGATTTGCTAAAGTGTTCACTCGGAGTAAAGATGGGATACATTTGGTGATTTAG
- the LOC106400408 gene encoding filament-like plant protein 1 isoform X1 yields the protein MLLDPETEVLCADFVMEKGKSESSERSFGESESVVSSQSDIQPESTMESHEDETKQPEESPPEAETENEDLKDSIRTLTEKLSAALANVSAKDDLVNQHVKVAEEAVAGWEKAENEVVELKEKLDAADENKRVLEDRVSHLDGALKECVRQLRQARDEQDQRIQDAVTEKTQELQSSKTNLEGELLEAATKSEELAQMAESIAKENIMLRHELLARCEELEIRTIERDLSTQAAESASKQQLDVIKKVAKLEAECRKHRTLLSKSSDSHSDASCSESGASTTLIEKRSLQGTASCAVEIDLMGDFLEMERLVALPETPDGNGKSEPESAYTDNSLAAEIEVLTCRNKELEEKLEKLEAEKAELESKVNCSREVESTLRSELEAILCDKMEIESKLEKLKKEKDELESYKEVESTLRSELEAMVCDKVKLESKLEKLEAEREELESKVKSDREVVSTLRLDLEANVCDKAELENRLNKLEAEKDELERTLRLDLEAIVCDKAELENKLNKLEAEKAEVERKLRLDLEAIVSSKAEVENKLEKIEVEKAELQISYDIIKDKYKESQVCLQDIETKLEEIQREMKVANELKTEVETQIESMEVKIECLEEEVRKERLASDELRRKCEALEEEVVTLHQEEPPKIKQEDMATAAGKLASCQKTIASLGKQLQSLATLEDFLVDTASIQAAATNGVSSSNSNTESWRVHKNDTYMARNHFESIKATKETSSSSSSSSSSDAALTSNRGSSEKNRNGFAKVFTRSKDGIHLVI from the exons ATGTTACTTG ATCCTGAGACTGAGGTGTTATGTGCTGATTTTGTAATGGAGAAAGGGAAGAGTGAGTCATCTGAGAGAAGCTTTGGTGAATCAGAGTCTGTAGTCTCTTCTCAATCTGACATTCAA CCTGAGAGCACAATGGAGTCTCATGAAGATGAGACAAAACAACCAGAGGAGTCTCCTCCTGAAGCTGAAACTGAGAATGAAGATTTGAAAGATAGCATTAGGACATTAACTGAGAAGCTTTCAGCTGCTCTTGCTAATGTGAGTGCTAAAGATGATCTGGTGAACCAACATGTCAAAGTAGCTGAAGAAGCTGTTGCTG GGTGGGAGAAAGCTGAGAACGAAGTGGTTGAGTTAAAGGAGAAGCTAGACGCTGCTGATGAAAACAAGAGAGTTTTGGAAGATAGAGTAAGTCATCTCGATGGAGCTCTCAAGGAGTGTGTTAGACAGTTACGCCAAGCGAGAGACGAGCAGGACCAGAGAATCCAAGATGCTGTCACCGAGAAGACACAAGAGTTGCAATCTTCTAAAACAAACCTCGAGGGGGAGCTTCTTGAAGCTGCAACAAAGTCCGAGGAGCTTGCTCAAATGGCTGAATCTATAGCTAAAGAAAACATAATGCTGAGACACGAGCTTCTCGCTCGCTGCGAGGAGCTAGAGATCAGGACGATAGAGAGGGATTTGAGCACGCAAGCGGCTGAATCCGCTAGCAAGCAGCAGCTGGATGTGATAAAGAAAGTGGCTAAGCTAGAGGCTGAGTGTAGGAAGCATAGGACGTTGTTGTCTAAGTCTTCAGATAGTCATTCAGATGCGAGCTGCTCTGAGTCAGGAGCATCAACCACGTTGATCGAGAAGAGAAGCCTTCAGGGAACTGCTTCTTGTGCCGTTGAGATTGATCTGATGGGTGATTTTCTTGAGATGGAACGTCTTGTAGCTTTGCCTGAGACACCAGATGGTAATGGTAAGAGTGAACCTGAATCTGCTTACACAGATAACTCATTGGCTGCTGAGATAGAAGTATTGACTTGTAGAAATAAGGAGCTTGAAGAGAAGCTGGAGAAGCTAGAAGCGGAGAAAGCTGAGCTTGAAAGCAAAGTTAACTGTAGTCGAGAAGTGGAGAGCACACTGAGATCTGAGCTTGAAGCTATCCTTTGTGATAAAATGGAGATAGAAAGTAAGTTAGAGAAGTTGAAAAAGGAGAAAGATGAGCTTGAAAGTTACAAAGAAGTAGAGAGCACATTGAGATCTGAGCTTGAAGCTATGGTTTGTGACAAAGTGAAGCTGGAAAGTAAGTTGGAGAAGTTAGAAGCAGAGAGAGAAGAGCTAGAAAGCAAAGTTAAAAGTGATAGAGAAGTGGTGAGCACTTTGAGACTTGACCTTGAAGCTAACGTTTGTGATAAAGCTGAGCTGGAGAATAGGTTAAACAAGTTAGAAGCGGAGAAAGATGAGCTTGAAAGGACACTGAGACTTGACCTTGAAGCTATTGTCTGTGATAAAGCTGAGCTGGAGAATAAGTTAAACAAGTTAGAAGCGGAGAAAGCTGAGGTGGAGAGGAAACTGAGACTTGACCTTGAAGCAATAGTTAGTTCCAAAGCGGAGGTAGAGAACAAGTTAGAGAAGATAGAAGTTGAGAAAGCTGAGCTGCAGATATCTTATGACATAATCAAAGACAAGTACAAAGAATCTCAAGTTTGTCTACAAGATATTGAGACAAAGCTAGAGGAGATACAAAGGGAGATGAAAGTAGCTAACGAATTAAAAACAGAAGTTGAGACACAGATCGAATCCATGGAAGTAAAGATTGAGTGTTTGGAAGAAGAGGTGAGGAAGGAGAGGTTAGCTTCTGATGAGCTAAGGAGAAAATGTGAGGCTCTTGAAGAAGAAGTCGTCACTCTCCATCAAGAAGAGCCACCAAAGATCAAACAG GAAGACATGGCAACAGCTGCAGGGAAGCTAGCGAGCTGTCAGAAGACAATAGCTTCGTTGGGGAAACAGCTGCAGTCTCTTGCAACGCTTGAAGACTTCTTGGTGGATACAGCAAGCATTCAAGCGGCTGCTACAAATGGTGTAAGCAGCAGTAACAGCAACACAGAGAGCTGGAGAGTACATAAGAATGATACTTACATGGCGAGGAATCATTTTGAGTCCATCAAAGCAACCAAAgaaacatcttcttcttcttcttcttcttcttcttctgatgctGCTTTAACGTCAAACAGAGGGAGTTCTGAGAAGAACAGGAATGGATTTGCTAAAGTGTTCACTCGGAGTAAAGATGGGATACATTTGGTGATTTAG
- the LOC106400389 gene encoding UDP-galactose transporter 1 encodes MEEGSVFRSLLAILQWWGFNVTVIIMNKWIFQKLDFKFPLSVSCVHFICSSIGAYIVIKVLKLKPLIVVEPEDRWRRIFPMSFVFCINIVLGNVSLRYIPVSFMQTIKSFTPATTVVLQWLVWRKYFDWRIWASLVPIVGGILLTSVTELSFNMFGFCAALFGCLATSTKTILAESLLHGYKFDSINTVYYMAPFATMILGIPALLLEGNGILSWFDAHPSPWSALIIIFSSGVLAFCLNFSIFYVIHSTTAVTFNVAGNLKVAVAVMVSWLIFRNPISYMNAVGCGITLVGCTFYGYVRHKLSQQQQPGTPRTPRTPRNKMELLPLVNNDKLEGKV; translated from the exons atggaAGAAGGAAGCGTGTTCAGATCTCTGCTAGCGATTCTCCAGTGGTGGGGCTTCAACGTCACCGTCATCATCATGAACAAATGGATCTTCCAG AAACTGGATTTCAAGTTTCCTTTATCGGTTTCGTGCGTTCACTTCATATGTTCGTCGATTGGAGCTTACATCGTGATCAAAGTCCTAAAGCTTAAGCCTTTGATCGTTGTCGAGCCGGAAGATCGGTGGAGGAGGATCTTCCCCATGTCTTTCGTCTTCTGCATCAACATTGTGTTGGGGAATGTTAGCCTCCGTTACATCCCTGTTTCGTTTATGCAGACGATTAAGTCCTTCACTCCAGCTACTACAG TTGTGTTGCAGTGGCTGGTGTGGAGGAAGTACTTTGACTGGCGTATTTGGGCGTCTCTTGTCCCTATTGTCGGTGGGATTCTTCTTACTTCGGTTACTGAGCTTAGCTTTAACATGTTTGGGTTCTGTGCTGCTTTGTTTGGGTGTTTGGCTACTTCTACAAAGACCATTCTAGCTGAGTCTCTTCTCCATGGTTACAAGTTTGACAG CATAAACACAGTGTACTACATGGCGCCTTTCGCCACCATGATTCTCGGTATACCTGCGTTACTGCTTGAAGGAAACGGAATCTTGAGCTGGTTTGATGCACACCCGTCGCCATGGTCAGcgctcatcatcatcttcagctCCGGTGTGTTAGCCTTCTGTCTCAACTTCTCCATCTTCTATGTCATCCACTCAACAACCGCAGTCACATTCAACGTAGCTGGAAACCTCAAG GTTGCGGTGGCTGTAATGGTGTCATGGTTGATATTCCGTAACCCAATATCGTACATGAATGCTGTTGGATGCGGGATCACGCTTGTGGGCTGCACGTTCTATGGATACGTGAGGCATAAGCTTTCGCAGCAGCAGCAGCCAGGAACGCCTAGGACTCCTCGTACACCAAGGAACAAGATGGAGTTGCTTCCTCTTGTTAATAACGATAAACTCGAAGGCAAAGTCTGA